The following proteins are co-located in the Spartobacteria bacterium genome:
- a CDS encoding response regulator: MNHFNTRILVIDDEDTILESFRDILMPPEKRLPAMIDLTQASSDLFGTSDDASDITRTHTNQAIQFELDTATNGHLGVEYVRKSMLESNPYAAIFVDMRMPGWDGLETVQHIRNIDKRAEIIFVTAYSDHSIDDIIAKAGGNITYYCKPFSVDEIRQLATKSVYEWNKAKNLEDLIDIISHFRARHWDIDALLKNVLSQVADILGCYSAIMARRKNGKLKPVMAIGVLTNDVVARKYLERQAQLTSSELYTDDDIICFNLEEYDIMVLFDAHNQVIHSERIYIVRLFLEQAAAAMKQLDLQAELIQKEKLSAVGKAMSMLSHDLRSVIGSIEPMAALALDAAEGADPFVVESLSMIRKSAQRGMDIVSGIMDFVRNREALKTDITLEELLTDIHMLLRGFAKESSVTLDIRTVDLSEEQVIRCDASKILRVLVNLARNGIEAVNKVADPRVTLEISQQAEMIRFTVSDNGPGIPSAIEATLFEPFATHGKSSGTGMGLAICKQFIEAHGGTLTVQSSPQGAVFIADIPIE; this comes from the coding sequence ATGAACCATTTTAATACACGCATACTAGTTATTGATGACGAAGACACGATTCTCGAAAGTTTTCGGGATATCCTCATGCCGCCGGAAAAGAGACTCCCAGCAATGATTGACCTGACGCAGGCCTCATCGGATTTATTTGGAACAAGCGATGACGCATCCGACATAACCCGAACCCACACCAACCAGGCCATTCAGTTTGAACTCGATACCGCGACCAACGGACACCTGGGAGTCGAGTACGTGAGAAAATCCATGCTTGAATCCAATCCCTACGCCGCCATTTTTGTGGACATGCGCATGCCCGGCTGGGATGGACTGGAGACGGTACAGCACATTCGTAACATAGACAAACGCGCCGAAATCATCTTTGTCACCGCCTACAGCGATCATTCCATCGACGACATCATAGCCAAGGCGGGCGGAAATATAACCTATTACTGCAAGCCCTTTTCCGTAGACGAAATCCGTCAGCTTGCCACCAAATCCGTCTACGAATGGAACAAGGCAAAAAACCTCGAAGACCTCATTGATATCATCTCGCACTTTCGTGCACGGCACTGGGATATCGATGCCCTGCTCAAAAACGTGCTCAGCCAGGTAGCCGATATACTGGGATGCTATTCCGCAATCATGGCCAGAAGAAAAAATGGAAAACTCAAGCCGGTCATGGCTATCGGGGTACTGACCAACGACGTGGTTGCCCGTAAATATCTGGAGCGCCAAGCCCAATTAACAAGCAGCGAGCTATACACAGACGATGATATCATATGTTTCAATCTCGAAGAATACGACATTATGGTACTCTTCGATGCCCACAATCAAGTCATCCACAGTGAGCGCATTTATATCGTCCGCCTCTTCCTGGAGCAGGCAGCAGCAGCCATGAAACAGTTGGATTTGCAGGCCGAGCTGATTCAAAAAGAAAAACTATCGGCTGTAGGCAAAGCCATGTCGATGCTGAGCCACGACTTACGCAGTGTAATCGGCAGCATCGAGCCCATGGCCGCACTGGCACTGGATGCAGCGGAAGGAGCAGATCCCTTTGTCGTCGAATCCCTGAGCATGATTCGCAAATCTGCGCAGCGCGGCATGGATATCGTAAGCGGAATTATGGACTTCGTTCGCAACCGCGAAGCACTAAAAACAGACATCACGCTGGAAGAATTACTTACCGACATTCATATGCTGCTCCGGGGCTTTGCCAAGGAATCCAGCGTAACACTGGACATCAGAACCGTTGACCTCTCCGAAGAACAGGTAATCCGCTGCGATGCCAGCAAAATACTGCGCGTGTTGGTCAATCTAGCTCGCAATGGCATAGAGGCGGTGAACAAAGTCGCCGACCCCCGTGTCACATTGGAAATATCACAACAGGCAGAGATGATCCGCTTCACGGTCTCCGATAATGGGCCGGGTATTCCATCTGCCATCGAAGCCACCCTTTTCGAACCCTTTGCCACACATGGAAAATCAAGCGGAACAGGCATGGGACTGGCTATTTGCAAACAATTTATCGAAGCCCATGGCGGCACGCTGACCGTTCAGTCGTCACCACAGGGCGCCGTATTTATCGCCGACATTCCCATAGAATGA
- a CDS encoding NAD-dependent epimerase/dehydratase family protein, whose translation MAIAIITGAGGLIGFEASRFFIKQGYQVVGIDNDMRSYFFGPEASTSSKINHLKALDKNFRHARMDIRSEADAAALFTEYGTSIDIIIHTAAQPSHDWAAKEPCTDFTVNANGTLNLLEQARQHCPDATFIFTSTNKVYGDTPNRLPLIETDTRWEIDAAHPYFEKGIDESMSIDQTLHSLFGASKVAADVLVQEYGKYFGMKTACFRGGCLTGPGHAGAKLHGFLSYLVKCAVSGTPYQVLGYKGKQVRDNIHSYDLVNAFWHFHQQPRSGEVYNMGGSRFSNCSVLEAIQIIEQCANTKMNWTYEETNRIGDHMWWVSDISKFKSHYPDWDLTYDVPAIIKEIIAAL comes from the coding sequence ATGGCCATCGCAATTATTACCGGAGCGGGCGGACTCATCGGATTTGAAGCATCCCGCTTCTTCATCAAACAGGGATACCAGGTCGTAGGTATCGACAACGATATGCGCAGCTACTTTTTTGGTCCGGAAGCCAGCACGTCATCGAAAATAAACCACTTAAAAGCCCTGGACAAAAACTTCCGACATGCCCGAATGGACATCCGTTCCGAAGCCGACGCAGCTGCCTTGTTTACAGAATACGGAACATCCATCGACATCATCATTCATACCGCAGCCCAACCATCCCATGACTGGGCCGCCAAAGAACCCTGTACCGACTTCACCGTCAATGCCAACGGCACGTTAAACCTGCTGGAACAAGCCCGCCAACATTGCCCTGACGCCACCTTCATCTTTACCAGCACCAACAAAGTCTACGGTGACACGCCCAACCGCCTGCCGCTGATCGAAACCGATACACGCTGGGAAATTGACGCCGCCCACCCCTATTTCGAGAAAGGTATCGATGAAAGCATGAGCATCGACCAGACTCTCCACAGCCTTTTCGGCGCATCCAAAGTCGCCGCCGATGTACTCGTGCAAGAATATGGAAAATACTTTGGCATGAAAACCGCATGTTTTCGCGGGGGCTGCCTGACCGGACCCGGACATGCCGGCGCAAAACTGCACGGCTTCCTCTCCTACCTCGTCAAATGTGCAGTAAGCGGAACACCTTATCAAGTTCTCGGATACAAAGGCAAACAGGTGCGCGACAACATCCACTCCTACGACTTAGTCAACGCATTCTGGCACTTCCATCAACAGCCACGCAGCGGCGAAGTCTACAACATGGGCGGCAGCCGCTTTTCCAACTGCTCCGTCCTGGAAGCCATCCAGATCATAGAACAATGCGCCAATACAAAAATGAATTGGACCTACGAAGAAACCAATCGCATCGGCGATCACATGTGGTGGGTCAGCGATATTTCCAAATTCAAATCTCATTACCCCGACTGGGATCTGACCTACGACGTCCCCGCCATCATCAAAGAAATCATCGCCGCCCTTTAA
- a CDS encoding glycosyltransferase, translated as MRGISIVVPCLNEASSLAEVVAWAQEGIRRTGLDGEVIVVDNGSTDGSPEIAEKAGARVLHEKMRGYGSAIRRGFRDAKYDILVMGDADLTYDFREVDKMALPLDRKEADMVIGNRMKNIQPGSMPWLHQHIGNPLLSLMVRVMFHNNSVRDTHCGMRAIRREAYDRLRCATTGMEFASEMVIRAFHHHLKIIEIDIIYHARIGESKLRSFRDGWRHLRFMMLHSPSTMLLIPGAFLWIAGFLMTIPLVFGPIMLGHRVIDVHFMIVGGILNIVGVQILTMGLLAKAYAHLSGLRIDPLIAWFYKHMTFEKAALVSGFLILCGALLAGGVILHWVAQGMGALDASRALLFGLICLANGVQIGAASYLFSIMALPRRLDGVVPEVANTEIDNV; from the coding sequence ATGCGTGGAATAAGTATCGTAGTCCCATGTTTGAATGAGGCGTCTTCTCTGGCGGAAGTTGTTGCGTGGGCGCAGGAGGGAATTCGTCGCACGGGACTGGACGGCGAGGTCATCGTGGTCGATAATGGCAGCACGGACGGTTCACCGGAAATTGCTGAAAAGGCAGGTGCGAGGGTACTGCATGAGAAAATGCGCGGATACGGATCGGCGATTCGGCGCGGATTCCGCGATGCAAAGTACGACATTCTGGTCATGGGCGATGCAGATCTGACCTACGATTTTCGCGAAGTAGACAAGATGGCTCTGCCACTGGATCGAAAAGAAGCGGACATGGTGATCGGAAATCGTATGAAAAATATTCAGCCGGGTTCCATGCCGTGGCTGCATCAGCACATCGGAAATCCGCTTTTGTCACTGATGGTGCGGGTGATGTTCCATAATAATTCGGTGCGCGATACACATTGCGGTATGCGGGCCATTCGAAGAGAAGCGTATGACCGGCTGCGCTGTGCGACCACGGGCATGGAATTTGCCAGTGAAATGGTCATCCGTGCATTTCATCATCATTTGAAAATTATTGAGATTGATATTATCTATCATGCACGTATCGGCGAGTCGAAACTGCGCTCCTTCCGCGATGGATGGCGGCATCTGCGGTTCATGATGCTGCACAGTCCGTCTACGATGCTGCTGATCCCCGGTGCCTTTTTGTGGATTGCTGGATTTCTGATGACCATTCCGCTGGTATTCGGACCGATTATGCTGGGACATCGGGTAATTGATGTACACTTCATGATTGTGGGCGGCATTTTGAACATCGTCGGGGTTCAGATCCTGACGATGGGACTGCTGGCAAAGGCGTATGCACATTTATCTGGATTACGGATTGATCCGCTGATTGCGTGGTTCTACAAGCATATGACTTTTGAAAAAGCAGCACTGGTTTCGGGTTTTTTGATTTTGTGCGGGGCACTGCTGGCAGGCGGCGTCATCTTGCACTGGGTGGCTCAGGGCATGGGTGCTCTTGATGCGAGTCGTGCTCTGTTGTTTGGCCTGATCTGCCTCGCGAACGGCGTACAAATTGGCGCAGCGTCCTATTTGTTCAGTATTATGGCACTGCCGAGACGATTGGACGGGGTTGTTCCTGAGGTGGCGAATACGGAAATCGACAATGTGTAG
- a CDS encoding glycosyltransferase encodes MRFARQKGLYGRAVMSRLTTSLVIPVKNAEHYLPELFGAVLKQKPFAPDEIILVDSMSTDNTVDAARQLFPEVKIIPIKHFTHGGARNMGARNATKEVIILMTQDATPADEHWLSALLEPLENPKIAAVCSRQLPRPDANPMERFFLSDRFPPCEVVVRSRPADGRAVSVEDVFFSNVSAVVRRDILLQYPFDETLIMSEDQQMSFDVMMAGYSVAYQPKSAVIHSHNYTLEVCFKRYFDSVYSLSVLFDAHGMGKSVSMGAGYIRRELKYMICHAPLWLPYYVLYTSAKVAGVFASHFAGRMPKWMVKKCSLHAYHWDRFDR; translated from the coding sequence ATGCGTTTTGCGCGTCAAAAGGGATTGTATGGACGGGCTGTTATGTCACGTCTGACGACATCGCTGGTTATTCCGGTAAAAAATGCGGAGCACTATCTTCCGGAACTGTTTGGCGCAGTGCTGAAACAGAAGCCCTTCGCTCCGGATGAGATTATTCTGGTGGATTCGATGTCGACGGATAACACGGTCGATGCGGCGAGGCAGTTGTTCCCGGAGGTTAAGATCATTCCTATTAAGCATTTCACTCATGGCGGTGCACGGAACATGGGTGCAAGAAATGCAACGAAAGAGGTCATTATTCTAATGACACAGGATGCGACGCCTGCGGATGAACACTGGCTGTCGGCATTACTGGAACCGCTGGAGAATCCTAAGATAGCGGCGGTTTGTTCGCGTCAGCTGCCGCGTCCGGATGCCAATCCCATGGAACGCTTTTTTTTATCGGATCGCTTTCCTCCCTGTGAGGTGGTGGTACGGTCACGGCCGGCGGATGGACGGGCGGTGTCGGTGGAGGACGTCTTTTTTTCCAATGTAAGCGCGGTGGTGCGGCGGGATATTCTTTTGCAGTATCCCTTTGATGAAACGCTCATTATGAGCGAGGATCAGCAAATGTCCTTTGATGTCATGATGGCGGGATATTCGGTGGCGTACCAACCAAAATCGGCGGTGATCCACTCACATAATTACACGCTGGAAGTGTGTTTTAAGCGTTATTTTGACAGTGTCTACTCGCTATCCGTGCTCTTTGATGCTCACGGTATGGGCAAAAGCGTTTCCATGGGTGCGGGGTATATCCGGCGGGAACTGAAGTATATGATCTGCCACGCGCCTCTGTGGCTGCCCTACTACGTGTTGTACACATCGGCCAAGGTCGCGGGGGTTTTCGCGTCGCACTTTGCGGGACGAATGCCGAAATGGATGGTAAAAAAATGCAGCCTGCATGCCTATCACTGGGATCGATTTGATCGTTGA